Genomic window (Pyramidobacter porci):
TATTTGGCAACCATTTCGCCTTGGGGATTCAACACCGCGGTCGTGTTGAACTTGCGGTCGCCCTCGGGGTTCACTTCGGCAATGCTGCCGCAATGGATCCAGAGGTGATGCCGGCGGGCTTTTTCGGCCATCAGGGAAATCGTTCGTCCTTCGGGAACAAGTTCAGGCGCTTCCTGCCCCTCGTCGATCACATTGAAAACTTCCGGGAAAGAGACGAACTTCGCGCCTTTGGACGCCGCCTCGTCGATAAAATCACAGGCGGCCTTCAGATTGGCGTCTTTATTGCCGCGCGTATCCATTTGAATCACGGCCATCAGGTATTTTCTCATCTGTTTCGCAATCTCCTTTGGCTGCTTTAATGCCATTGCTTGAGGAACTCGACCACACGCTCCACTGTTTTGCCGACGATCTGTTCGCCTTTTTCCGCGCTGGCCGGCGTGGGATCCCCTACGTGGGCCTCGGGATACGTTTCCACAAAGGGAGCGAACTGAGGAATATCGGGATATTCGTTGGCGGCAAGCCCCACGTCCTTCAGACGCTCGGCCTTGACCAGGTCGGGACGCAGATACATAAACGTGGAGGTGCCGGCCTCAGCGGCATGAGCGTGGGCAGGCCGGCCGTCATACTTGAGAATGCCCTTGCAAATGGGCTGAATGATCCGCCACCAGTCGATCAGACAGCACTTCACGTTCCTGGTACGGCGCAGATGCGTGGCGATCTCGGTAATGATGGGCACGTTGCCCAGATGCGGCCCAACAAAACAGAAACGCTTCACTCCCGTTTCCGCAAGGCTCTCGACAATGTCATAAAGATAATTGCGCAGCGATTCGGGGCGAACCGTAATCGTACCGCCTTCAGGCGCAAAAAGACTCTCCGAATAGCCAACGGGAACCGAAGGGCCAACGACCCAGCCAATCTTTTCGGAAATACGATTGGCGATTTCTTCGGCCACCAGCGTATCGGCGCCGACAGGAAGATGCGGCCCCCAGACCTCGAATGCGCCAACCGGAAGAATTATCGCGCGAGTTTTGGCAACCTCGGCACGGTAATCAACAAAGTTCATCTCTTTCATCAACAGCATCGGACAGCCTCCATATCGCACCACAAAAACCTTAAATTTAATCATGGAACCCTGTGAATTGCATGTGATTATAACATCATAATTATTTGACCGCAAGTTTTCCGTCAGCTCTCCTGAATCGTGAAACGCTCTTTTTGGCGCAGCACAACAGGCACAAAAGCGCAGCAGACAACAATCTTCCGTGCAAAATGTTCCACGTGGAACATTCCTCATGAAAAAGAGTCTGTCTCTCAATTCCCGTTTCCAGGGAAATAGAGACAGACTCTTTTGCACTCATACAGTTCTACTCGGCAAGGAAGGCACGGAATTCCCCTGGCGAAACGGAGAGAAAACTCCTCTCGAGCAGTTCGTCGGGAAGCAGCGCTTCCAATCCCACAAAAGGATAACGTTGGCCGCGGATGCGCGCTTCGACTTCTCCGGGAGTTCCCAAGCTGAAAAAATCGCCGTAAATGC
Coding sequences:
- a CDS encoding creatininase family protein; protein product: MLLMKEMNFVDYRAEVAKTRAIILPVGAFEVWGPHLPVGADTLVAEEIANRISEKIGWVVGPSVPVGYSESLFAPEGGTITVRPESLRNYLYDIVESLAETGVKRFCFVGPHLGNVPIITEIATHLRRTRNVKCCLIDWWRIIQPICKGILKYDGRPAHAHAAEAGTSTFMYLRPDLVKAERLKDVGLAANEYPDIPQFAPFVETYPEAHVGDPTPASAEKGEQIVGKTVERVVEFLKQWH